A stretch of Arachis hypogaea cultivar Tifrunner chromosome 15, arahy.Tifrunner.gnm2.J5K5, whole genome shotgun sequence DNA encodes these proteins:
- the LOC112749768 gene encoding pentatricopeptide repeat-containing protein At3g18110, chloroplastic: protein MSVSGSALLSITPITSSSSLPRRRDSKKSSSFSNLPSRHTATVPYLASTSSSAATIIDNDTDFSSEPNPCNDSDCVTVESAKFTYSRASPSIRWPHLKLSELYPSAQTQLPVASPMEESHVEGPERPDSGEPLGVSDEAQETLGRPSRNRVKKMNKLALKRAKDWRERVKYLTDRILALKPEEYVADVLDDRKVQMTPTDFCFVVKWVGQASWQRALEVYEWLNLRHWYSPNARMLATILAVLGKANQEELAVEIFTRAESSIEDTVQVYNAMMGVYARNGRFNKVKELLDLMRKRGCEPDLVSFNTLINARMKSGAMVPNLAFQLLEEVRRSGVRPDIITYNTLISACSRESNLEEATMIFKDMENHHCQPDLWTYNAMISVYGRCGFARKAEQLFKELESKGFFPDAVTYNSLLYAFSKEGNVEKVRDIHEEMVKVGFGKDEMTYNTIIHMYGKQGKHDQALQLYNDMKSSGRSPDAVTYTVLIDSLGKANKIDEAANVMSEMLDAGVKPTLHTYSALICGYAKAGKKVEAEGTFNCMRRSGIKADCLAYSVTLDVFLRFNEVKKALTLYKEMIREGFTPDDGLYEVMLKVLVRENMCDVVDRVIRDMEEISGMSPQVISSVLVNAGCYDDAAKMLKLSISNGYELDHENFLSILGSYSSSARYSEACELLEFLRGHAPDDTQMITEALIIILCKAKKLDAALEEYRSKGGMGLFRSCTMYESLIQECMQNELFDVASQIFCDMRFRGVVPSEYLYQGMVSVYCRIGLPETAHHLLYHVENKGSVVDNTSLYIVIIQTYGKLKLWQKAESLVGSIRQRCSKVDRKVWNALIHAYALSGCYERARAIFNTMMRDGPSPTVDSINGLLQALIVDRRLNELYVVIQELQDMGFKMSKSSILLMLEAFAQAGNLFEVQKVYHGMKAAGYFPTMHLYRIMVGLMCKFKRVRDVEAMLCEMEEAGFKPDLQIYNSVLKLYLGIEDFKNMAKIYQKIQDADLKPDEETYNTLIIMYCRDHRAEEGISLMHEMRRLGVEPKPDTYRSLTAAFCKQQLVEQAEELFEELRSNGYKMDRSFYHLMMKMYRTSGDHRKAESLLAMMKEAGIEPTIATMHLLMVSYGQSGQPEEAEKVLKNLTASGQVVDTLPYSSVIDAYLRKGDYKAGIEKLTEMKETSIEPDHRIWTCFIRAASLCEGVNEAINLLNALQASGFNLPIRLLREKSESRVAEVDQCLERLEPLEDDAAFNFVNALVDLLWAFELRATASWVFQLAIKRRIYCHDIFRVADRDWGADFRKLSAGSALVGLTLWLDHMQDASLQGDPESPKSVVLITGTAEYNMVSLNSTLKACLWEMGSPFLPCKTRHGVLVAKAHSLRMWLKASPFCLDLELKDAPALPDLNSMRLIEGCFIRRGLVPAFKDITSRFKVVSPKKFSRLALLPDDKRDKAIHAYTDGKKERLEKERLKAKQIVDPKKLKKIKKIKQIRKRKYIREALTPNLIGKQRTFVPISEKQTM, encoded by the exons ATGTCTGTGTCGGGCTCGGCACTGCTGAGCATTACACCCATAACCTCCTCATCCTCACTTCCCCGCCGAAGAGATTCAAAAAAGTCTTCATCTTTTTCCAACCTTCCTTCAAGGCACACTGCCACTGTTCCTTATCTAGCTTCAACTTCTTCTTCTGCTGCTACTATCATTGATAATGATACCGATTTCTCTTCAGAACCCAATCCTTGCAATGACAGTGATTGTGTCACTGTTGAGAGTGCCAAGTTTACATATAGCAGAGCATCACCTTCAATTAGATGGCCCCACTTGAAGCTCTCCGAACTTTACCCTTCTGCACAGACCCAGTTACCCGTTGCTTCTCCCATGGAAGAAAGTCACGTAGAGGGACCCGAGAGACCAGATTCTGGTGAGCCTTTGGGTGTGAGCGATGAAGCGCAAGAAACATTGGGGAGACCTAGCAGGAATAGGGTAAAAAAGATGAACAAATTGGCACTGAAGAGAGCAAAGGATTGGAGGGAGAGAGTGAAATACTTGACTGATAGGATTCTTGCATTGAAGCCTGAGGAGTACGTGGCTGATGTGTTGGATGATCGAAAAGTTCAGATGACGCCCACGGATTTTTGCTTTGTGGTAAAATGGGTTGGGCAAGCAAGCTGGCAAAGAGCTCTTGAGGTCTATGAGTGGTTGAATTTGAGGCACTGGTACTCGCCGAATGCGAGGATGCTTGCGACTATCTTAGCCGTGCTGGGAAAGGCTAATCAAGAAGAGTTGGCGGTTGAAATCTTCACTCGAGCTGAGTCGTCCATAGAGGATACAGTCCAAGTGTACAATGCCATGATGGGTGTTTATGCCAGGAATGGCAGGTTCAACAAGGTAAAGGAACTGCTCGATTTAATGCGCAAAAGAGGGTGCGAGCCGGACCTGGTGAGTTTCAATACTTTGATCAATGCCAGGATGAAATCTGGTGCAATGGTGCCTAATTTAGCTTTTCAGCTTTTAGAGGAAGTTAGGAGGTCTGGTGTTAGACCAGACATTATAACTTATAATACTCTTATTAGTGCTTGCTCGAGAGAGTCGAATTTGGAGGAGGCAACTATGATTTTTAAGGATATGGAGAACCACCATTGTCAACCTGACCTGTGGACTTATAATGCTATGATTTCGGTATATGGTAGATGTGGGTTTGCTAGGAAAGCTGAACAACTATTTAAAGAATTGGAATCTAAAGGGTTTTTCCCTGATGCAGTAACTTATAATTCTCTGTTGTATGCTTTTTCAAAGGAGGGAAATGTTGAAAAAGTAAGGGATATTCATGAGGAAATGGTAAAAGTGGGGTTTGGGAAGGATGAGATGACATACAACACTATTATACACATGTATGGAAAGCAGGGGAAGCATGATCAGGCGCTACAGCTTTACAATGACATGAAATCTTCTGGTAGGAGTCCTGATGCAGTTACCTACACTGTTTTGATTGATTCACTTGGAAAAGCAAATAAAATTGACGAAGCTGCAAATGTAATGTCAGAGATGTTGGATGCAGGAGTTAAGCCTACTTTGCACACATATAGTGCTTTAATTTGTGGTTATGCAAAGGCTGGAAAGAAAGTAGAGGCTGAAGGTACATTTAATTGCATGCGTCGGTCAGGAATCAAAGCTGATTGTCTAGCATACTCGGTTACGTTGGATGTCTTTCTTAGATTCAATGAGGTTAAAAAGGCTTTGACACTGTATAAGGAAATGATTCGCGAAGGCTTTACACCAGATGATGGCCTCTATGAGGTCATGCTAAAAGTGCTTGTGAGAGAAAATATGTGTGATGTTGTTGATAGAGTTATTAGAGATATGGAAGAAATCAGTGGCATGAGTCCACAAGTTATTTCATCCGTTCTTGTTAATGCAGGGTGTTATGATGATGCTGCTAAAATGTTGAAACTTTCTATCAGCAATGGCTATGAATTAGATCATGagaattttttatctattttgggTTCATATAGCTCGTCTGCTAGATATTCAGAAGCATGTGAACTACTTGAATTCTTGAGAGGTCATGCTCCAGACGATACTCAAATGATCACTGAAGCACTCATCATTATACTTTGCAAGGCTAAAAAGCTTGATGCAGCCTTGGAGGAGTACAGAAGTAAAGGAGGAATGGGTTTATTCAGAAGTTGTACAATGTATGAATCTCTGATTCAGGAATGCATGCAGAATGAACTATTCGATGTAGCTTCTCAGATTTTTTGTGACATGAGGTTCAGAGGTGTTGTGCCATCTGAATATCTCTACCAAGGTATGGTATCTGTCTACTGTAGAATTGGATTACCCGAGACGGCCCACCACTTGTTGTATCATGTTGAAAACAAAGGTAGTGTAGTTGATAACACGTCTCTTTATATTGTTATCATTCAAACATATGGGAAGTTAAAGTTATGGCAAAAGGCAGAAAGTTTAGTGGGAAGTATTAGGCAAAGATGTTCAAAAGTGGATAGAAAGGTCTGGAATGCTTTAATTCATGCTTATGCATTAAGTGGCTGTTATGAGCGCGCTAGAGCTATATTTAATACAATGATGAGAGACGGTCCTTCGCCAACTGTAGATTCCATAAATGGTCTGTTACAAGCTTTAATTGTAGATCGGAGGCTGAATGAGCTTTACGTGGTGATCCAAGAGCTGCAAGACATGGGGTTCAAGATGAGTAAAAGTTCTATTCTTTTGATGCTTGAAGCATTCGCACAGGCTGGAAACTTATTCGAGGTGCAAAAAGTGTACCATGGAATGAAAGCTGCTGGTTATTTTCCGACCATGCATCTCTACAGAATTATGGTTGGATTGATGTGCAAGTTCAAAAGAGTAAGGGATGTAGAAGCCATGTTATGTGAGATGGAAGAGGCAGGATTTAAGCCTGATCTTCAAATTTATAATTCTGTATTGAAGTTATATTTAGGAAttgaagattttaaaaacatggcTAAAATCTACCAAAAGATTCAAGATGCTGATCTTAAACCAGATGAGGAAACATATAATACATTAATTATAATGTACTGCAGAGACCATAGAGCAGAAGAAGGTATCTCTCTGATGCATGAAATGAGAAGACTTGGCGTGGAACCTAAGCCGGATACATACAGAAGCTTGACAGCAGCATTTTGTAAGCAACAATTGGTTGAACAAGCAGAGGAACTTTTTGAAGAGCTTCGATCGAATGGTTATAAAATGGACCGCTCTTTTTATCATTTAATGATGAAAATGTATAGGACTTCCGGGGATCATCGGAAAGCTGAAAGTCTTCTGGCTATGATGAAAGAAGCTGGGATAGAGCCCACTATTGCCACCATGCATTTACTTATGGTTTCTTATGGTCAATCGGGGCAGCCTGAAGAAGCGGAGAAAGTCCTGAAAAACTTGACAGCATCTGGACAGGTTGTTGATACTCTACCTTACAGCTCTGTTATTGATGCATATCTGAGAAAAGGAGATTATAAAGCTGGAATCGAGAAGCTCACAGAGATGAAGGAAACATCCATAGAACCAGACCATCGAATATGGACGTGCTTTATCAGAGCTGCGAGCTTGTGCGAGGGAGTAAATGAAGCCATTAATCTTTTAAATGCACTCCAAGCTTCCGGATTTAATCTCCCAATCAG GCTTCTAAGAGAAAAATCCGAGTCACGTGTTGCAGAGGTGGACCAATGTCTGGAGAGACTAGAACCTCTTGAAGACGATGCAGCTTTTAACTTTGTCAATGCTCTGGTTGATCTGTTGTGGGCATTCGAACTCCGGGCCACTGCATCATGGGTTTTCCAATTGGCAATCAAGAGAAGAATTTATTGCCATGATATCTTTCG AGTCGCAGATAGAGACTGGGGAGCTGATTTTAGAAAACTATCTGCTGGTTCAGCTCTAGTTGGTCTTACTTTATGGCTTGACCACATGCAG GATGCCTCGTTGCAAGGCGATCCAGAGTCACCGAAATCAGTTGTACTTATAACAGGAACTGCAGAATACAACATGGTATCACTCAATAGCACATTAAAGGCATGCCTTTGGGAAATGGGATCGCCTTTCCTTCCGTGCAAGACAAGACACGGTGTCCTTGTAGCCAAGGCTCACTCCCTAAGAATGTGGTTGAAAGCCTCGCCGTTCTGTTTGGATCTCGAGCTAAAAGATGCCCCGGCTCTCCCCGATCTAAACTCCATGCGGCTCATTGAAGGATGCTTCATAAGGCGCGGCCTTGTTCCAGCATTCAAGGACATTACCTCAAGATTCAAAGTAGTGAGTCCCAAGAAATTTTCCAGATTGGCCTTGTTACCGGACGACAAGAGAGACAAAGCAATTCATGCTTATACTGATGGAAAGAAAGAGAGATTGGAGAAAGAGAGACTAAAAGCAAAGCAAATTGTTGATCCCAAAAAGCTGAAGAAGATTAAGAAGATTAAGCAGATTAGAAAGAGGAAATACATTAGGGAAGCTTTGACACCCAATTTAATTGGGAAACAAAGAACTTTCGTTCCTATTAGTGAAAAACAAACAATGTAA
- the LOC112749770 gene encoding protein PLANT CADMIUM RESISTANCE 10 isoform X1 has product MKNQHGYVPPSYIPLGQSELEAANLTPQKSGEQQASSDGSNQMQTQWSSGICACCDDMQSCFIGFICPCFLFGKNAEFLGSGTFLGSCVTHFLLWSVVNTACCFLTDGLCLALPGCLVSCYACHYRKTLRTKFDLPEAPCGDFVTHFFCHLCAICQEYREIRERSGDNAPTDMKLAVVTAPPIQTMQSDSEQ; this is encoded by the exons ATGAAGAACCAGCATGGTTATGTGCCACCTTCTTACATACCTTTGGGCCAATCGGAGTTGGAGGCAGCGAATCTCACACCACAGAAGAGCGGCGAACAACAAGCAAGTAGTGATGGATCAAACCAGATGCAGACTCAGTGGTCTTCTGGAATCTGTGCCTGTTGCGATGATATGCAGAGCT GCTTTATAGGGTTTATTTGTCCATGCTTTCTCTTTGGGAAGAATGCTGAGTTTCTGGGTTCTGGAACCTTCCTGGGATCATGTGTTACACATTTTCTGTTATGGTCTGTGGTTAATACAGCCTGCTGCTTTTTAACTGATGGATTGTGTTTGGCACTACCTGGATGCCTTGTTTCGTGCTATGCTTGTCACTACCGCAAGACCTTAAGGACAAAGTTTGATTTGCCG GAAGCACCCTGTGGGGATTTTGTTACCCATTTTTTCTGTCATTTGTGCGCCATCTGTCAAGAGTACCGTGAGATTCGCGAAAGATCTGGGGATAATGCACCGACCGACATGAAGCTTGCCGTAGTGACAGCCCCACCTATACAAACAATGCAGTCGGATTCCGAGCAGTAA
- the LOC112749770 gene encoding protein PLANT CADMIUM RESISTANCE 10 isoform X2: MKNQHGYVPPSYIPLGQSELEAANLTPQKSGEQQASSDGSNQMQTQWSSGICACCDDMQSCFIGFICPCFLFGKNAEFLGSGTFLGSCVTHFLLWSVVNTACCFLTDGLCLALPGCLVSCYACHYRKTLRTKFDLPHPVGILLPIFSVICAPSVKSTVRFAKDLGIMHRPT; the protein is encoded by the exons ATGAAGAACCAGCATGGTTATGTGCCACCTTCTTACATACCTTTGGGCCAATCGGAGTTGGAGGCAGCGAATCTCACACCACAGAAGAGCGGCGAACAACAAGCAAGTAGTGATGGATCAAACCAGATGCAGACTCAGTGGTCTTCTGGAATCTGTGCCTGTTGCGATGATATGCAGAGCT GCTTTATAGGGTTTATTTGTCCATGCTTTCTCTTTGGGAAGAATGCTGAGTTTCTGGGTTCTGGAACCTTCCTGGGATCATGTGTTACACATTTTCTGTTATGGTCTGTGGTTAATACAGCCTGCTGCTTTTTAACTGATGGATTGTGTTTGGCACTACCTGGATGCCTTGTTTCGTGCTATGCTTGTCACTACCGCAAGACCTTAAGGACAAAGTTTGATTTGCCG CACCCTGTGGGGATTTTGTTACCCATTTTTTCTGTCATTTGTGCGCCATCTGTCAAGAGTACCGTGAGATTCGCGAAAGATCTGGGGATAATGCACCGACCGACATGA